The following are from one region of the Carassius gibelio isolate Cgi1373 ecotype wild population from Czech Republic chromosome A13, carGib1.2-hapl.c, whole genome shotgun sequence genome:
- the LOC128026022 gene encoding DDB1- and CUL4-associated factor 5-like — protein sequence MKKARGCGMRSAVGFLSRRAIGGQPRLKEDFQRRRLAGCSSLYKKDMLGHFGCVNAIEFSNNGGQWLVSGGDDRRVLLWHMEKAIHSRAKPIKLKGEHLSNIFCLAFDSTNKRVFSGGNDEQVILHDVERGETLNVFLHDDAVYGLSVSPVNDNVFASSSDDGRVLIWDTREPPHGEPFCLANYPSAFHSVMFNPVEPRLLATANSKEGVGLWDIRKPRSSLLRYGGSLSLQSAMSVRFNSMGTQLLALRRRLPPVLYELHSRLPSFQFDNQGYFNSCTMKSCCFAGDHDQYILSGSDDFNLYMWRIPNDPEAGGPGQVVNRAFMVLKGHRSIVNQVRFNPHTYMICSSGVEKVIKVWSPYQQPYSVGDLEGLVEDKSRSLYTHEEYISLVLNSGSGLSHDYVSQSVQEDPRMMAFFDSLVRREIEGWSSDSDSDLSEGAILQLQARARRSTHATRSMPRSSANVSAAHHSDSEHSSSSSLAGQDASGSERNDQDRTESQRSRTRPRASAFLLDLVNEDSDSSGFWLDPMPRPRSPSPHENSSLSSHASSAGLASSSSSSPSSSSSSSSSTDGVDEDLRRSRMRQRNAARWRRNMGLSGRDSAHNLHGATDASNYPSISIPDQSSPSSSSGDEGRPFRNRGKEKPSGHGSSPTHLTDRQMQSRCRSRFTSSFSGGDTLVERAKSRVGFLADSGEEPERGRTSGEELSALEEINMTVSSRSTAAGVNGHPHVDENHADSIHPECSGTQKELNKNSGDSRTQGEHSGREISSVSGKRTCSDSGDEEDSPSEKRAKTH from the exons ATGAAGAAGGCACGGGGCTGCGGCATGCGGAGCGCCGTCGGGTTCCTCTCTCGCAGGGCGATCGGCGGACAGCCGCGGCTGAAGGAGGACTTCCAGCGGCGCAGACTGGCCGGCTGCTCCAGCCTCTATAAGAAGGACATGCTCGGTCACTTCGGCTGCGTCAACGCCATCGAGTTCTCAAACAATGGAGGCCAGTGGCTGGTGTCCG GTGGAGATGACCGCAGGGTGCTGCTGTGGCACATGGAGAAAGCAATACACTCACGAGCCAAACCAATCAAGTTGAAGGGGGAGCACCTGTCCAACATCTTCTGCCTGGCATTTGACAGCACCAACAAACGTGTTTTCTCAGGAG GAAATGATGAGCAGGTGATTCTACATGATGTAGAACGTGGCGAGACGCTCAACGTCTTCTTGCATGATGACGCTGTGTATGGTCTGTCCGTCAGTCCGGTTAATGATAACGTCTTTGCCAGCTCCTCCGATGACGGCCGAGTTCTCATATGGGACACAAGAGAACCACCACATGGAG AACCGTTCTGCTTGGCCAACTACCCCTCAGCATTCCACAGCGTGATGTTTAACCCCGTAGAACCCCGTCTACTGGCCACTGCAAACTCTAAGGAGGGGGTGGGACTGTGGGACATCCGCAAACCCCGCAG TTCTCTGTTGAGGTATGGAGGGAGTTTGTCTCTTCAGAGTGCCATGAGCGTGCGCTTTAACAGCATGGGGACGCAGCTGCTGGCTCTGCGCAGACGTCTGCCTCCCGTCCTGTACGAGCTCCACTCTCGTCTGCCCAGCTTCCAGTTTGATAACCAGGGCTACTTCAACTCCTGTACTATGAAAAGTTGCTGCTTTGCTGGAGACCATGATCAG TACATCTTGTCTGGCTCAGATGATTTTAACCTTTACATGTGGAGAATCCCCAACGACCCTGAAGCAG GGGGTCCAGGTCAGGTGGTGAACAGGGCCTTTATGGTTCTGAAAGGTCATCGGTCAATCGTGAATCAGGTCCGCTTTAACCCTCACACCTACATGATTTGTTCCTCCGGGGTGGAGAAGGTCATTAAG GTATGGAGTCCGTATCAGCAGCCATATAGTGTTGGTGATCTGGAAGGCCTGGTGGAGGACAAGTCGCGCTCTCTTTACACTCATGAGGAATACATAAGCCTGGTCCTGAACAGTGGAAGTGGCCTGTCACATGATTACGTCAGCCAATCAGTGCAGGAAGACCCCCGGATGATGGCTTTCTTTGACTCGCTGGTCCGCCGCGAGATTGAGGGGTGGAGCTCGGACTCGGACAGTGATTTGAGCGAGGGTGCCATTCTACAGCTGCAAGCGAGAGCCCGACGGTCCACACACGCCACAAGATCTATGCCACGATCATCTGCCAATGTATCCGCCGCTCATCACAGCGACTCTGAACActcctcttcatcttcattgGCCGGACAGGATGCCTCTGGGAGTGAGCGGAACGATCAGGATAGGACTGAGTCGCAAAGAAGCCGGACGAGGCCACGTGCATCTGCATTTCTGCTAGACCTTGTGAACGAGGATTCAGATTCCAGTGGGTTCTGGTTGGACCCGATGCCCCGTCCCAGATCTCCAAGTCCACATGAGAACTCTAGCCTTTCTAGCCACGCCTCCTCAGCAGGCCTGGCTTCCAGTTCTAGCTCCTCCCCCAGCTCATCTTCTAGCTCCTCCTCCAGCACAGACGGCGTCGATGAGGATCTGCGCAGGAGCAGGATGCGACAGCGAAACGCAGCCAGATGGAGACGCAACATGGGCCTTTCAGGAAGAGACTCCGCCCATAATCTTCACGGtgcaacagatgcctccaactatCCCAGCATTTCCATCCCTGATCAGTCATCACCCTCTTCATCCTCAGGTGACGAAGGTCGACCTTTCAGGAATCGTGGAAAAGAAAAACCAAGCGGACATGGCTCAAGTCCCACGCACTTAACTGACAGACAGATGCAGTCCAGATGTAGGAGCCGCTTCACTTCCTCTTTCTCAGGTGGTGACACGCTTGTGGAGAGGGCGAAATCTCGAGTGGGCTTTCTCGCAGACTCTGGTGAGGAACCAGAGCGAGGGAGAACTAGCGGGGAAGAGTTAAGTGCTTTGGAGGAAATAAACATGACTGTCAGCAGTCGCTCTACAGCGGCTGGGGTTAACGGACATCCACATGTAGATGAGAACCATGCAGACTCTATTCATCCAGAATGCTCTGGGACACAAAAAGAACTCAATAAGAACTCTGGCGACTCTAGGACCCAGGGGGAACACTCTGGAAGGGAGATCTCCAGTGTTTCTGGGAAACGGACTTGTTCGGACTCAGGAGATGAGGAGGATTCTCCGTCAGAGAAGAGGGCGAAAACTCACTGA